A window of Aeromicrobium duanguangcaii genomic DNA:
TCCTGCTCGGCCATCGCCTCGTCCACCTCCTCGTCGGTCTCGGGGTCCCAGAAGCCGACGCTGTACAGAAGCCGCATCAGCATCGTTGCGACGAGCGCGGCGACGAGACCGATGGCCAGTCCGTAGAGGAGCCAGGCGCCGAGCTGGATGTCGAGCAGTCCCGCGATGGAGATCGCGGCGAGGCCGGGGATCACGAAGACGTAGCCGGCGAAGATGCCGCCCCCGAGCGCGGACGCCATGACAGGCAGGCCCGTCCGCCCCATGAACGGGGCGGCGCTGCGCGCCACGGGCGCAGCCAGGACCACCTGCACGTCGACGTAGATCGACGGCATCACCACGGCCAGGAGCGAGGTCAGCGCGTACGGCACCCGCCCGGCTCCGACCCTCTGCACGAGCAGGCCGACCAGTCTGCGGAAGGCGCCGGTGGAGTGCAGCAGCGCCCCGATCAGCACGCCGAAGCCGATCAGGAGCCCGACTTCGGCCATGATGCCGCCGAAGCCGACGGTGATGGCCTCGACCGTTCCGGCGAATCCCACCCCGGCGGCGAGTCCGAGATAGAGCGAGCCCAGGACCAGCGAGATCACCGGGTCGACACGCACCTTGATGATGAGCGCGATCACCAGGACGATGGCGATGGCAGTGTGGACGGCAACCATGATGACCCTCGTTCGTCAGGGACTTCCTGTCTATCCTGCTCGATTCGACTTGACCATCCCCACGGTGACTCTCGCCAGGTATTGCGGGAAGTTCCTTCGGAGTCGTCCTGAATGGACGACCAGCCGGACGACCCATCGGGCCGAGGTGCACCGGACGAATGAGTGAGCGCAGGGAACGTCAGACCCGAAGACGGGGTTACGGCTACCTCGTTGGTCGAGTGCTTCGAGGCTCCTTGTCGTGCCGCTCTCGCCAAGCCTGCTGCTTGGCTCGGTTGCCGCACAACTGCATGGAGCACCACTTGCCGGTACGGGCTCGGGAGTGGTCGTAGAAGGCCCAGCGGCAGGCGTCGTTCTTGCAGACCTTGAGGCGCCCCCAGGTGCCGTCGCCGGCGGCTTGAACGACGATCGCGAGAAGGGCGCCGAGTGCTTCGTCGATCCCGTGCGCCCGAGGACGCGGGGTCCACGTCGCGTCCGGGGTGAGCGCGAGACCGAGACCGGCCCGCTCGGCGGCGGCGTTGATCGTCATGACTGCCTCAGGCGGAACCGATGCGTCCGAGTCGTTGGCCGTCAGGGCCTCTCTGAGCGCCTCGCGCAGATCGACGGCATGCCTCAGGTCGTGTTCGTCGGCGTCGATGGCTGTCCGGCTGAGCGAGGCCCCGCGTAGCCAACGAGCCAAGGCTTCCGGTGTCGACAGTTGTTCGGTCCCCGCCTCCAGGTCGCAGGTGTTGACGAACTGACGCACCACTTCGAGGGGGGCGGGTGCTGCTGGAGCCGATGCCGATGCCGTCACAGCGTCAGTTTAACCAGTGCCGCTCGAATCACGGTTATGATAACCTCTGTATGCATGACACCAGTTACGTCATCGTCCACGGCGTGGTCCGTTCCGAACTTCCGGCGGCTGTGGACGGCGTCTGCGGCCTCCTCCCTTGGATCTGAGGTCGCCGAGATCGCCATGCCCATGCTGGTGATCCTCACGTTGTCGGCGAGCGCGACGGAGGTCGGCTGGCTGCGCGCGGCGCAGTTCTTGCCGTTCCTGCTGGTGACACTTCCCCTCGGCGTCCTCGTCGACCGGTGGCGGGGCCGGCGTTTGTCATTGCTTGTCGGCGCCGACGCGGGGCGCTTCGTGCTCTTCGCGGCACTCCCGCTCCTGGTCTGGGCCGGAGTGTCCAACGTCGCCCTGTTCTACCCGCTCGTCTTCGCCATCGGGACCCTCACGGTGCTGTACCAGGTCGCCGACTTCGCTTTCCTGCCCAGCGTGGTCGGGGCCCATCAGTTGGTCGATGCGAACGGCAAGATCGCCGCGACGTCCTCCGCGAGCGAGATCGCCGGCCGAGGCCTGGGCGGGCTGCTCGTGCAGGCCGTCACCGCACCCGCCGCCATCGCACTCACCGCCGTCACCTTCGGTCTCTCGGCACTCAGCCTGCGACGCATCAAGGTGGGCCAACTCGACTCGCCGCCAGAGGAGTCGCTGGAGGAACCACGGCGACCGGCACGACAGGAGATCCTCGAGGGCCTGCGGCACGCCTTCACCAACCGCTACATCAGAGCCCTGCTCGGTGAGGCAGCCACCTTCAACCTCTTCAACGAGCTGTTCATCATCGGACTGCTGCTGTGGACACTTCGCGATCTCGACCTCGGTGCCTTCGCGACCGGTCTGGTCTTCACCGCCGGTGGGTTGGGATCATTCCTCGGCGCATGGTTCGGCGCCCGTGCGACCGAGCGCTTCGGTTACGGCCGAGTCCTGCTCCTGACCATGGCGGTCGGGAACACCGCACCCCTGGCGGCGGCCCTGGCGGACCGGGCCGCAGTGGGCCCGGTGGTCGTCCTGTGCGCATTGTTCACCCTGGTCGGTCTCGGCTCAGGCATCGCGAACGTGCACGCGGTCAGCCTTCGCCAGACCACCCTTCCCGAGGAGTTGCGCGGCCGAGTCAATGCTGCCTACCGACTGATCTCCTGGGGGGCGATTCCGGTAGGCGCAGCCGTCGGAGGACTGGCCGCCGCGCGTATCGGGGGCCAGGGCACCATGCTGATCGGCGCCGCGGGGATGGCGGCCGCGACGCTGTGGGTCGCGATCTCGCCGGTGCCGCGGTTGCGCCGGATCGAGGAGGCACATCCACCGTCGTCGCGGAGCGGCTCCTGAGCGAGCAACGCGCGGTCAGCCACGATCCCGACCCGAGCGTTTTCGCGCCCAGACTGCCGGCGCCGGGTCACCGGCCGGCGCCGACCAGGGGCTCCTCGGCCGGCGAGATGTCCGCCTCCGCCCGCTCGACCACGACGCGCCGGACCACGGACGCGATCGCGGTGCCGATCACCTCGGGTGAGTTGTCGCTCGTCCCCTCGAGATGGTCCGTGATCCACGCCACGAGGTCATCTCGCAGCCGGTCTACCGCGCCCCTGCCCCGGGCGGTCAGGGTCAGGTCGTCGAGGTCGCCCTCGACGTACCCGGCGGAGATGACCCGGCGGAAGGGCGGCTCGAGCACCGCGGTCGGCAGGTTGCGGGACCGCGCAATCTGACCGACGTCGGCGTGATGACCGGCGGCGGTGAGCCCGTGGACCTGGACGACCGCCCAGAGCCCGGCCGCATCGAGATCCTCCTCACCGGACTGCAGGAGGTCCAGCACCCGGTCGCGGTGCCGACCGTAGAGCAGGTTCGTGATCCGCCGGGACAGCACCTCCTCGTTGGCCGGCGAGTCTGGGGCACCGAATCCGGCGCCGAGATCCGGGGCGGCGCCGGCCACGGTGTCGGCGAGCTTGACCTGCGGCAGCACGAGCGCCAGGACGAAGGCGATCACGGCGACCGGGACCGCCCACAGGAACACGTGGGTCAGCGCCTCGGAGTAGGCGTCGACGATCGGCGCGATCACCCGCTCGGGGAGTGCATGCAGCGCTTCCGGCGTCGCGCGGTCGGCGGGCGTGACGCTGGGTGCCTTGGCGATGGCGTCGGGCAGTCGGCTCTGGAGGAAGTTGCCGTAGAGGGTCCCGAAGATCGCCGCGCCGAAGGCGCTGCCCATGGTGCGGAAGAACGTGACGCCGGAGGTGGCGACTCCGAGGTCGCTGTACTGGGCCGAGCCCTGCACGACGATCGTGAGCACCTGCATGCTCATGCCGATGCCGAGTCCCAGGACGAACAGGTACAGCGAGGAGACGGCGAGCGGGGTCGACGGATCCATCCGCGAGAGCAGGAAGAGACCCAGAGCCATCACCAGGCTGCCGACGACCGGGAAGACCTTGTAGCGACCGGTCTTGCTGACGAGGTTGCCGGCGGTGACCGAGGTGATCAGCAGCCCCACCACCAGCGGCAGCAGGCGGAACCCGGACTCCGTCGCGGAGATGCCCTCGACGTACTGGAAGAACGTGGGCAGGAACGTCATCGCGCCGAGCATCGTGAAACCGACGACGAAGCTCAGCGCGCAGCAGGCGGTGAAGACCTTGGCGCCGAACAGGCGCGGCGGCAGGATCGGATCCGCCGCCCGCCGCTCGATGAGCACGAAGACGCCGAGGACCGCGACGCCACCGACCAGGAGGCCGATGATCTGCCACGAGCCCCACGCGTACGTCGTGCCACCGAAGCTGGTCGCCAGGATCAGCATCGAGGCACCCACGGCGACCGCGGCCATGCCGAGGTAGTCGATGCGCGGCTTGGCTCCGCGGGGCACCCGGGGGATGGTCCAGCGTGCGGCGACGACCACGATGGCGGCCAGTGGGACGTTGACGTAGAAGCACCAGCGCCAGCTGGCGTTGTCGGTCAGCAGCCCGCCCACCAGCGGTCCGATGACGGTTGCGAGGCCGAAGACGGCGCCGAGCGCGCCCTGGAATTTCCCGCGCTCGCGCAGCGGGATGATGTCGGCGATGAGGGCGGTGGCCGTGACGGTGAGCCCGCCCGCGCCGATCCCCTGCAGCGCCCGGGAGCCGATCAACCAGACCATGCCGTCGGCGAGGCCGCACAACGCCGAGCCCGCGATGAAGATGATGACGCTGAGCTGGAAGACGAGCTTGCGGCCGAACTGGTCGCCGAGCTTCCCGGCCAGCACGGTGACCGTGGTCTGGGCGAGCAGG
This region includes:
- a CDS encoding CGNR zinc finger domain-containing protein, with the translated sequence MTASASAPAAPAPLEVVRQFVNTCDLEAGTEQLSTPEALARWLRGASLSRTAIDADEHDLRHAVDLREALREALTANDSDASVPPEAVMTINAAAERAGLGLALTPDATWTPRPRAHGIDEALGALLAIVVQAAGDGTWGRLKVCKNDACRWAFYDHSRARTGKWCSMQLCGNRAKQQAWRERHDKEPRSTRPTR
- a CDS encoding MDR family MFS transporter, whose product is MGSCGRERALRNALGCTEGVPSRRRRALSAIATTPAPAPVATRALTGWRRIAAFATIGMGMLLAALDATIVSTALPTIVGDLGGGTHVSWVVTSYLLAQTTVTVLAGKLGDQFGRKLVFQLSVIIFIAGSALCGLADGMVWLIGSRALQGIGAGGLTVTATALIADIIPLRERGKFQGALGAVFGLATVIGPLVGGLLTDNASWRWCFYVNVPLAAIVVVAARWTIPRVPRGAKPRIDYLGMAAVAVGASMLILATSFGGTTYAWGSWQIIGLLVGGVAVLGVFVLIERRAADPILPPRLFGAKVFTACCALSFVVGFTMLGAMTFLPTFFQYVEGISATESGFRLLPLVVGLLITSVTAGNLVSKTGRYKVFPVVGSLVMALGLFLLSRMDPSTPLAVSSLYLFVLGLGIGMSMQVLTIVVQGSAQYSDLGVATSGVTFFRTMGSAFGAAIFGTLYGNFLQSRLPDAIAKAPSVTPADRATPEALHALPERVIAPIVDAYSEALTHVFLWAVPVAVIAFVLALVLPQVKLADTVAGAAPDLGAGFGAPDSPANEEVLSRRITNLLYGRHRDRVLDLLQSGEEDLDAAGLWAVVQVHGLTAAGHHADVGQIARSRNLPTAVLEPPFRRVISAGYVEGDLDDLTLTARGRGAVDRLRDDLVAWITDHLEGTSDNSPEVIGTAIASVVRRVVVERAEADISPAEEPLVGAGR
- a CDS encoding MFS transporter — protein: MWTASAASSLGSEVAEIAMPMLVILTLSASATEVGWLRAAQFLPFLLVTLPLGVLVDRWRGRRLSLLVGADAGRFVLFAALPLLVWAGVSNVALFYPLVFAIGTLTVLYQVADFAFLPSVVGAHQLVDANGKIAATSSASEIAGRGLGGLLVQAVTAPAAIALTAVTFGLSALSLRRIKVGQLDSPPEESLEEPRRPARQEILEGLRHAFTNRYIRALLGEAATFNLFNELFIIGLLLWTLRDLDLGAFATGLVFTAGGLGSFLGAWFGARATERFGYGRVLLLTMAVGNTAPLAAALADRAAVGPVVVLCALFTLVGLGSGIANVHAVSLRQTTLPEELRGRVNAAYRLISWGAIPVGAAVGGLAAARIGGQGTMLIGAAGMAAATLWVAISPVPRLRRIEEAHPPSSRSGS